From the genome of Candidatus Polarisedimenticolia bacterium, one region includes:
- a CDS encoding tetratricopeptide repeat protein, whose product MARIEELKSRWEREPASRTFVPLAEEYRRLGRLGDAERACREGLQRHPNYHSARVLLGRTLLELDRPEEAAEEFRKVLQSEPQNLLAGKLLAGIYRSQGRWGDALETFRRLQLFYPENAEVRTQVYQLERGPENPDPGSTSSPGTSPATGDALATNTLAEIYLRQGLVDRAVAVYENMLRADPDNRAVRRRITEILGGDPGRPRPSPASLPRTEPPLAPAPLADPRRRVIEGLRHWLIGIQKG is encoded by the coding sequence TTGGCCCGAATCGAAGAACTGAAATCGCGCTGGGAGCGCGAGCCGGCCTCGCGGACTTTCGTGCCGCTGGCCGAGGAATACCGCCGTCTCGGGCGCCTCGGCGATGCCGAAAGGGCCTGCCGGGAAGGCCTCCAGCGGCATCCCAACTATCACTCCGCCCGGGTCCTTCTGGGGCGCACGCTCCTGGAGCTGGATCGCCCGGAAGAAGCGGCGGAAGAGTTCCGCAAAGTGCTCCAATCGGAGCCGCAGAATCTGCTGGCGGGCAAGCTGCTCGCCGGAATCTACCGCAGTCAGGGACGCTGGGGGGACGCCCTGGAGACCTTCCGGCGTTTGCAGCTCTTCTATCCCGAGAACGCCGAGGTGCGCACCCAGGTCTATCAGCTGGAGCGGGGTCCTGAGAACCCCGATCCGGGATCGACGAGCTCTCCCGGAACGAGTCCGGCGACCGGAGACGCGCTGGCGACGAACACCCTCGCCGAAATCTATCTCCGGCAGGGTCTCGTCGACCGCGCCGTGGCGGTTTATGAGAACATGCTCCGGGCGGACCCGGACAACCGGGCGGTGCGGCGGCGGATCACGGAGATCCTCGGAGGGGACCCGGGCCGTCCCCGGCCGTCCCCTGCGTCTCTGCCCCGGACCGAGCCGCCGCTGGCGCCGGCGCCGCTCGCGGATCCCCGCCGCCGGGTGATCGAGGGGCTCCGGCATTGGTTGATTGGCATTCAAAAGGGGTGA
- the accC gene encoding acetyl-CoA carboxylase biotin carboxylase subunit produces the protein MFKKILIANRGEIALRILWACRELGIATVAVHSEADSESLHVKFADEDVCIGPARNSESYLNISSIIAAAEITDADAIHPGYGFLAENAHFAEVCEACKIKFIGPSPAVIRQMGDKAKARELMEKAGVPCVPGSKGLLRSEQEAVTLARKIGYPIIVKASAGGGGRGMRIARSEDEIRTAVQTAMNEAKKAFDVADVYLEKYIEDPRHVEFQILGDEHGNVVHLGERECSIQRRHQKLVEESPSTALNPKLRRKMADAALAGARAVNYQNAGTIEFLLGPDGRFFFIEMNTRIQVEHPVTEMVTGIDLIKEQIRIAAGAPLGYGQDDIQFTGHSIECRVNAEDSESFVPSPGRITTFQMSGGPGVRVDTAAHADCVISPYYDSLVAKVITRGNSRQEAVSRMRRLLDLMVIEGIKTTIPLLRRIMVDAQFIEGKISTHYLERLLAQGKSAAANS, from the coding sequence GTGTTCAAGAAGATCCTCATCGCGAATCGCGGGGAGATCGCCCTCCGGATCCTCTGGGCCTGCCGCGAGCTCGGAATCGCCACGGTGGCGGTCCACTCCGAGGCCGATTCGGAATCGCTCCACGTGAAATTCGCCGATGAGGACGTCTGCATCGGCCCGGCGCGCAACAGCGAGAGCTATCTGAACATCAGCAGCATCATCGCGGCGGCCGAGATTACCGACGCCGACGCGATCCACCCCGGATACGGGTTCCTGGCGGAGAACGCGCACTTCGCCGAGGTCTGCGAGGCCTGCAAGATCAAGTTCATCGGCCCGTCTCCCGCGGTGATCCGGCAGATGGGCGACAAGGCGAAGGCGCGCGAGCTCATGGAGAAGGCGGGTGTTCCCTGCGTCCCGGGGAGCAAGGGGCTCCTCCGGAGCGAGCAGGAAGCGGTCACCCTGGCCCGCAAGATCGGCTACCCGATCATCGTGAAAGCCTCGGCCGGAGGGGGAGGCCGCGGCATGCGGATCGCCCGGAGCGAGGACGAGATCCGGACGGCCGTCCAAACCGCCATGAATGAGGCTAAGAAGGCGTTCGACGTCGCGGACGTCTACCTGGAGAAATACATCGAAGATCCGCGGCACGTGGAATTCCAGATCCTGGGCGACGAGCACGGCAACGTGGTCCACCTGGGGGAGCGGGAATGCTCGATCCAGCGCCGGCACCAGAAGCTGGTCGAGGAATCGCCCTCGACGGCGCTGAACCCGAAGCTCCGCCGGAAGATGGCCGACGCGGCCCTCGCCGGCGCGCGCGCCGTCAATTACCAGAACGCCGGGACGATCGAATTCCTGCTCGGGCCCGACGGCAGGTTCTTCTTCATCGAGATGAACACCAGGATTCAGGTGGAGCATCCGGTGACGGAAATGGTGACCGGCATCGATCTCATCAAGGAGCAGATCCGGATCGCCGCGGGCGCGCCTTTGGGTTACGGACAGGACGACATCCAGTTCACCGGGCACTCCATCGAATGCCGCGTGAACGCCGAGGACTCCGAGAGCTTCGTGCCTTCGCCCGGCCGGATCACGACGTTCCAGATGTCCGGGGGGCCGGGCGTGCGTGTCGACACCGCGGCGCACGCGGACTGCGTCATCTCCCCCTATTACGATTCGCTGGTGGCGAAGGTCATCACCCGGGGGAACAGCCGGCAGGAAGCGGTGTCGCGCATGCGGCGGCTGTTGGACCTGATGGTCATCGAAGGGATCAAGACCACCATCCCGCTGTTGCGCCGGATTATGGTCGATGCGCAGTTCATCGAAGGCAAGATCTCGACCCATTACCTGGAAAGGCTCCTCGCCCAGGGCAAGTCGGCCGCCGCCAACTCCTGA
- the accB gene encoding acetyl-CoA carboxylase biotin carboxyl carrier protein, with translation MDKEILELIEFISQSNFIEFELEREGFKIRLVKSGGRAAVPPGVPAPMALPAADHPVAAPAIEAAPAAQPAPRFHEIKSPLVGTFYRSPSPEAPAFTDRGKPVKAGQVLCIVEAMKLMNEIESDMDGVMEEILVSNGQPVEYGEVLFRIRPTSPAD, from the coding sequence TTGGACAAGGAAATCCTGGAACTGATCGAGTTTATCTCCCAGAGCAATTTCATCGAGTTCGAGCTGGAGCGGGAAGGGTTCAAGATCCGCCTGGTCAAATCGGGGGGCCGCGCGGCTGTCCCGCCGGGCGTTCCGGCGCCGATGGCCCTCCCGGCCGCCGACCATCCGGTCGCCGCTCCGGCGATCGAGGCGGCGCCCGCGGCCCAACCCGCGCCGCGCTTCCACGAAATCAAGTCCCCCCTGGTCGGGACGTTCTACCGCTCACCGAGCCCCGAGGCGCCGGCGTTCACCGATCGGGGCAAGCCGGTGAAGGCGGGACAGGTCCTGTGCATCGTCGAAGCGATGAAGCTCATGAACGAGATCGAGTCCGACATGGACGGCGTGATGGAGGAGATCCTCGTCTCCAACGGCCAGCCCGTCGAGTACGGCGAGGTGCTCTTCCGGATTCGTCCGACCTCGCCGGCGGACTGA
- a CDS encoding thrombospondin type 3 repeat-containing protein, translated as MHASRKNSLLASVLALVALVAVIACNSVSNNPDRSDVLIEVVSTPLVSSDPTNTAVSDSANITVQSVPRNPGATTVFNDVTFTDYRVEYSALMAPLSGVITTGFLPAGGTATLTLIVVPGALKQGGWAGSTITARITVHGKDVSDHDVQFTATTAIMFTTAPDTDNDGIPDASDNCPLVFNPSQLDNDIDGIGDCCDPNTPIPPGCSP; from the coding sequence ATGCACGCGTCGAGAAAGAACAGCCTGCTGGCCTCGGTCCTGGCCCTCGTGGCCCTGGTGGCCGTCATCGCCTGCAACAGTGTATCGAACAACCCGGACCGATCGGACGTCCTGATCGAGGTGGTGTCCACGCCCCTGGTCTCCTCGGACCCGACGAACACGGCGGTGAGCGATTCGGCGAATATTACGGTCCAGTCGGTGCCGCGGAACCCCGGCGCGACGACGGTCTTCAACGACGTGACCTTCACCGACTACCGGGTGGAGTATTCGGCGCTGATGGCGCCCCTCAGCGGCGTCATCACGACGGGATTCCTGCCCGCCGGCGGCACCGCCACGCTGACGCTCATCGTCGTCCCCGGGGCCCTGAAGCAGGGCGGATGGGCGGGCAGCACCATCACCGCGCGCATCACCGTCCATGGGAAGGACGTGAGCGACCACGACGTGCAGTTCACGGCCACGACGGCGATCATGTTCACGACGGCGCCCGACACCGACAACGACGGCATTCCGGACGCCTCGGACAACTGCCCGCTCGTGTTCAACCCCAGCCAGCTCGACAACGACATCGACGGCATCGGCGACTGCTGCGACCCGAATACTCCAATTCCTCCGGGTTGCTCACCCTAG
- the pilB gene encoding type IV-A pilus assembly ATPase PilB: protein MAVKLGEMLIKANLLTPKKLQEALEYQKTNGGKLGFNLVKLGLVREEDITRVLSQQHGVPAINLRTMELDEVVVKLIPSEVAQKYLILPISRNGATLTVAMVDPTNVFAMDDIKFMTGYNVEPVVASEVAIKEAIDRYYGSIHALELKKVMDEMAETDDPAALEVLEDSDDVDLAKLEASTEEAPVVRLVNLILTDSIKRGASDIHVEPYEKDFRVRFRIDGVLYEIMNPPMKLKDAITSRLKIMAKLDISEKRLPQDGRIKIKMKLQGKNKEMDYRVSVLPTLFGEKIVLRLLDKENLMLDMTRLGFEEESLGKFEKAIFKPYGMVLVTGPTGSGKTNTLYSSISRVNTPETNIMTAEDPVEFNLHGINQVQMKEQIGLNFAAALRSFLRQDPNIILVGEIRDFETAEIAVKAALTGHLVLSTLHTNDAPSTINRLMNMGIEPYLVATSVHLICAQRLVRRLCKECKEEIHMPQQALADIGYTPEEAAKVKLYKGRGCPVCNNTGYKGRVGLYEVMEISDEIREMILCGASSLELKNKALEQGMISLRKSGLRKIRDGLTTVEEVVRETVL, encoded by the coding sequence ATGGCGGTAAAGCTCGGCGAGATGCTGATCAAAGCGAATCTGCTGACTCCCAAAAAGCTCCAGGAAGCGCTGGAGTACCAGAAGACGAACGGCGGCAAGCTGGGTTTCAACCTGGTCAAGCTCGGTCTGGTCAGGGAAGAAGACATCACGCGCGTGCTGTCCCAGCAGCACGGCGTTCCCGCCATCAACCTCCGCACCATGGAGCTGGACGAAGTCGTCGTCAAGCTCATCCCGTCCGAAGTGGCCCAGAAGTACCTGATCCTGCCGATCTCGCGCAACGGCGCCACCCTTACCGTGGCCATGGTGGATCCGACGAACGTCTTCGCCATGGACGACATCAAGTTCATGACCGGCTACAACGTCGAGCCGGTCGTGGCCTCGGAAGTGGCCATCAAGGAGGCGATCGATCGGTACTACGGCTCGATCCATGCACTGGAGCTCAAGAAGGTCATGGACGAGATGGCGGAGACGGACGACCCCGCCGCGCTCGAGGTCCTCGAGGACAGCGACGACGTCGATCTGGCGAAGCTGGAGGCCTCGACGGAGGAAGCGCCCGTCGTGCGCTTGGTGAACCTCATTCTCACCGACTCGATCAAGCGGGGGGCCTCGGACATCCACGTGGAGCCCTATGAAAAGGACTTCCGGGTCCGGTTCCGGATCGACGGCGTGCTCTACGAGATCATGAATCCTCCCATGAAGCTGAAGGACGCGATCACCTCCCGGCTGAAGATCATGGCCAAGCTGGACATCTCCGAGAAGCGCCTTCCGCAGGACGGCCGGATCAAGATCAAGATGAAGCTCCAGGGGAAGAACAAGGAGATGGACTATCGCGTCTCCGTCCTGCCCACCCTGTTCGGCGAGAAGATCGTGCTGCGGCTGCTGGACAAGGAAAACCTGATGCTGGACATGACCCGCCTGGGGTTCGAGGAGGAGTCGCTCGGCAAGTTCGAGAAGGCGATCTTCAAGCCCTACGGGATGGTCCTGGTCACCGGGCCGACGGGCTCGGGAAAGACGAACACCCTGTATTCCTCGATCAGCCGGGTGAACACGCCCGAGACGAACATCATGACGGCGGAGGATCCCGTGGAGTTCAACCTTCACGGGATCAACCAGGTGCAGATGAAGGAGCAGATCGGCCTGAATTTCGCCGCCGCGCTGCGGTCCTTTCTGCGCCAGGATCCGAACATCATCCTGGTCGGAGAGATCCGCGACTTCGAGACGGCCGAGATCGCCGTCAAAGCCGCGCTCACCGGGCACCTCGTCCTCTCCACGCTCCACACCAACGACGCCCCCTCCACGATCAACCGGCTGATGAACATGGGAATCGAGCCCTACCTGGTGGCCACCTCCGTGCACCTCATCTGCGCGCAGCGCCTGGTGCGCCGGTTGTGCAAGGAGTGCAAGGAGGAGATTCACATGCCGCAGCAGGCGCTGGCCGACATCGGGTACACGCCCGAGGAAGCGGCTAAGGTGAAGCTCTACAAAGGGCGCGGCTGCCCCGTGTGCAACAACACCGGCTACAAGGGCCGGGTCGGCTTGTACGAGGTCATGGAGATCTCCGATGAGATCCGCGAGATGATCCTCTGCGGAGCTTCCTCATTGGAGCTGAAGAACAAGGCGCTCGAGCAGGGAATGATCTCGTTGCGCAAGAGCGGCCTGCGAAAAATCCGGGATGGGCTGACCACCGTCGAGGAGGTCGTCCGGGAAACGGTGCTCTAG
- a CDS encoding metallophosphoesterase family protein translates to MRTVIFSDLHSNLEATRAVLASARSHSFDAAVVLGDLVGYGASPAEVIEAVRELNPVALVRGNHDKVVAGIDDGEGFNPVALESARINRGLLRPGQREFLTAMPRGPFPVGGGFWIAHGSPADEDEYLVEERQAAWIFEQSDFRICFFGHTHVAGAFVLKEGRVERFLPRGAQTTLLLKPEARYLINPGSVGQPRDEDPRASYAIYDEAAGETVFHRVDYPIPSAQERMRRLGLPSVLAERLAWGV, encoded by the coding sequence ATGCGAACCGTGATTTTCAGCGATCTTCATTCCAACCTGGAAGCGACCCGGGCGGTTCTGGCGTCGGCGCGCTCGCACTCGTTCGACGCGGCCGTGGTGCTCGGCGATCTGGTCGGATACGGCGCCAGCCCCGCGGAAGTGATCGAGGCCGTCCGGGAGTTGAATCCGGTCGCGCTCGTCCGCGGAAACCACGACAAGGTCGTGGCGGGAATCGACGACGGGGAGGGTTTCAACCCGGTGGCCCTTGAATCGGCGCGGATCAACCGGGGCCTGCTGCGGCCCGGGCAGCGGGAGTTCCTCACGGCGATGCCTCGGGGCCCCTTCCCGGTCGGAGGCGGGTTCTGGATCGCGCACGGCAGCCCCGCCGATGAGGACGAGTACCTCGTGGAGGAGAGGCAGGCGGCCTGGATTTTCGAGCAGAGCGATTTCCGGATCTGTTTCTTCGGGCACACGCATGTCGCCGGCGCCTTCGTCCTCAAGGAGGGGCGCGTCGAGCGTTTTCTTCCGCGGGGGGCGCAGACCACCTTGCTCTTGAAGCCGGAGGCGCGCTACTTGATCAATCCCGGATCGGTGGGACAGCCGCGCGACGAAGACCCGCGGGCGTCCTACGCGATCTACGACGAGGCGGCGGGAGAGACCGTCTTTCACCGGGTGGATTACCCGATCCCGAGCGCCCAGGAGCGCATGCGGCGGCTGGGGCTCCCTTCGGTGCTGGCCGAGAGGCTGGCGTGGGGAGTCTGA
- a CDS encoding type IV pilus twitching motility protein PilT, whose amino-acid sequence MSVTLHQLLKTLVEQGGTDLHLTTNSPPQIRVDGKLVPLQLPPLTAPETKQLTYSVLTDQQKHRFEENMELDFSFGVRGLARFRANFFNQRGAVAAAFRAIPWEIKGFDELGLPDVLKKLCEKPRGLVLVTGPTGSGKSTTLAAMIDKVNNERSEHIVTIEDPVEYLHSHKRCIVNQRELFADTHSFPNALRSVLRQDPDVVLIGEMRDLETIESALRIAETGHLTFATLHTNSAVQTINRIIDVFPAHQQAQIRAQLSFVLEGILCQSLLPKANGKGRALTMEILVPNSAIRNLIREDKVHQIYSMMQTGQLLYGMQTFNQSLATLYFKKQISLSTALSRSSNPDELQEMINRGAGLIYNSPPAGTGRLARK is encoded by the coding sequence ATGTCCGTGACGCTCCATCAGCTTCTGAAGACCCTGGTCGAACAGGGCGGAACCGACCTGCATCTGACCACGAATTCTCCGCCTCAGATTCGGGTGGATGGAAAGCTGGTGCCCCTGCAGCTGCCCCCGCTCACGGCGCCCGAGACGAAGCAGCTCACCTACTCGGTGCTGACCGATCAACAGAAGCACCGCTTCGAGGAGAACATGGAGCTCGACTTCTCCTTCGGCGTGCGGGGCCTGGCGCGGTTCCGCGCCAACTTCTTCAACCAGCGGGGCGCCGTCGCCGCCGCCTTCCGTGCCATTCCCTGGGAGATCAAGGGATTTGACGAGCTTGGGCTTCCGGACGTCCTCAAGAAGCTGTGCGAGAAGCCCCGCGGCCTGGTCCTCGTCACCGGCCCGACGGGTTCCGGAAAATCCACGACGCTGGCGGCGATGATCGACAAGGTCAACAACGAGCGCTCCGAGCATATCGTCACGATCGAGGATCCCGTGGAGTACCTCCACTCCCACAAGCGTTGCATCGTGAACCAGCGGGAGCTGTTCGCCGACACCCACTCCTTCCCGAACGCGCTCCGCTCGGTGCTGCGCCAGGACCCGGACGTCGTCCTGATCGGTGAGATGCGTGACCTGGAGACGATCGAATCCGCTCTTCGCATCGCCGAAACCGGCCACCTCACGTTCGCCACCCTGCACACGAACTCCGCGGTGCAGACGATCAACCGAATCATCGACGTCTTCCCGGCGCACCAGCAGGCGCAGATCCGCGCGCAGCTCTCCTTCGTGCTGGAGGGAATCCTCTGCCAGTCCCTGCTCCCCAAGGCGAACGGCAAGGGGCGCGCCTTGACGATGGAGATCCTGGTTCCGAACTCCGCGATCCGGAACCTGATCCGCGAGGACAAGGTCCACCAGATCTACTCCATGATGCAGACCGGGCAGCTTCTCTACGGCATGCAGACCTTCAACCAGTCGCTGGCGACCCTCTATTTCAAGAAGCAAATCTCCCTGTCGACGGCTCTGTCTCGATCCTCCAACCCCGACGAGCTCCAAGAGATGATCAACCGGGGAGCCGGTCTGATCTACAACTCGCCGCCGGCCGGTACAGGCAGGCTGGCACGCAAATAG
- a CDS encoding roadblock/LC7 domain-containing protein encodes MFKEVLQGLVSRVDEARGAAIVGVDGIPLEEHARGSLDLEKFAAECTTLIKSAAETGKALDQGTAREVVLRCDAAQTILRSLSGDYFLCLVLGPAAPLGRARYELQKACSRLEGELG; translated from the coding sequence ATGTTTAAGGAAGTTCTCCAGGGTCTCGTGAGCCGAGTCGACGAGGCCCGAGGAGCGGCGATCGTCGGAGTTGACGGCATTCCGCTGGAGGAGCACGCGCGCGGCAGCTTGGATCTCGAGAAGTTCGCCGCCGAATGCACGACGCTGATCAAGAGCGCCGCCGAGACCGGCAAGGCCTTGGATCAGGGTACGGCGAGAGAAGTGGTCCTCCGGTGCGACGCCGCGCAGACGATCCTCCGATCGCTCTCGGGCGATTACTTCCTTTGTCTGGTCCTGGGGCCCGCTGCGCCGCTGGGCCGGGCCCGGTACGAGCTTCAGAAAGCCTGCAGCCGCCTGGAAGGCGAGCTCGGCTGA
- a CDS encoding shikimate kinase, producing the protein MARTAAGQVYLVGFMGAGKTTAGRHLSSLLGWEFADLDEMICLGEGRSIPEIFREKGEPHFRLREREALIAVTAIPRLVVATGGGTYVAEENRNLVEAAGWSVWLQVSLAEALRRAAGGEARPLMASRAEVEGLFRFRQEFYRCARLRIDTERLPPGKVAPAILESLLESGFQPA; encoded by the coding sequence ATGGCCCGCACCGCGGCCGGACAGGTGTATCTCGTCGGATTCATGGGGGCGGGAAAGACCACAGCCGGACGCCATTTGTCATCTCTTCTGGGCTGGGAATTCGCCGATCTGGACGAGATGATCTGCCTGGGCGAGGGAAGGAGCATCCCCGAGATATTCCGCGAGAAAGGCGAGCCTCATTTCCGGCTTAGGGAGCGCGAGGCGCTGATCGCCGTCACGGCGATCCCGCGCCTGGTCGTGGCGACCGGAGGAGGAACCTACGTCGCGGAAGAGAACCGGAACCTGGTGGAAGCCGCCGGATGGAGCGTCTGGCTCCAGGTCTCTCTCGCCGAGGCCCTGCGGCGCGCGGCGGGCGGCGAAGCGCGGCCCCTGATGGCCTCCCGCGCGGAGGTGGAGGGACTCTTCCGCTTTCGCCAGGAGTTCTACCGGTGCGCCCGCCTCCGCATCGACACCGAGCGCCTGCCGCCCGGGAAGGTGGCTCCGGCGATCCTTGAAAGCCTTCTCGAAAGCGGCTTCCAGCCCGCGTAG
- the pilQ gene encoding type IV pilus secretin PilQ → MSSWKIAALLALLAVAAGCTANPRVSEPAQQVQPMPSSVTIGSVEQASNDGSTRLTLHGNFPFSYTSYEPDCSTLVLELLDVDAAAIEGVTKVDSPEVESVETSVHGEGLEGGKVSQVTVHFKRPTIHELKMQGNDLIVELRADPAHPAFPESVVASAPALEPLEEAAPAGPTPEEQAALAKARPATALLSVVAKGPDSQRTVQLKTNGKVSYKAFELKNPERLVIDMEGIRSQVPPAQRSMQPKSDFLEKIRVAQFATAPQPVARVVFDMKSSRAYDIHPTPAGLTVDFSDAVASRQGRPSDSGVTVASQSADGTPAASEATRLSPQGESAAKESSASASPSHPPSDEEASSLGVNLAAQTPEGAASTGLTPVQIPAETPAEGAETSEGSGTAADLVPTTPAPKPRAQVPRETTITGPQNRFSARTISDTGQKYTGKKISLNFKDADLKDVFRIFHEISGYNIVLDPSVSGNVTIVLESVPEDQALDIILKNNGLDKIFENNVIRIASTQKLSQEAAARKQLQEAKELEENPVTFTRSLSYAKAKDVVPIVKRIMSKRGDVIMDDRTNTLVISDIAAKRDPINRLIDSLDEQTPQVSIEARIVETDREFERDLGITWGANARWDPALGTQTGLQFPHTADVSYDVTLPAKATAGSLGVSFGNVLNSFTLQAKLDAFELNGDVKILSAPRVATQNNQTAIIEQGTQIPVVNTTATEINVEFISASLRLEVTPQITKEGTVIMMVKVDNSSPDFVNRVGDVPPIITERAQTQILVEDGGTAVIGGIFTIRDSVSETGVPGLKRIPGLGWLFKNKSMNRKNTELLIFITPRILKKA, encoded by the coding sequence GCTGGACGTAGACGCCGCGGCCATCGAAGGGGTGACGAAGGTGGACAGCCCCGAGGTGGAGAGCGTCGAGACCAGCGTGCACGGCGAGGGGCTTGAGGGAGGCAAGGTCTCGCAGGTCACGGTGCACTTCAAGCGGCCCACCATCCATGAACTCAAGATGCAAGGCAACGATCTGATCGTCGAGCTCCGGGCCGATCCGGCCCATCCGGCCTTCCCCGAGAGCGTCGTCGCGTCCGCGCCCGCTCTGGAGCCTCTCGAGGAAGCCGCCCCGGCCGGCCCGACGCCCGAGGAGCAGGCGGCTCTCGCCAAGGCCAGGCCGGCGACGGCGCTTCTGTCGGTCGTCGCCAAGGGCCCCGACTCCCAGCGGACCGTCCAGCTCAAGACGAACGGCAAGGTGAGCTACAAGGCGTTCGAGCTGAAGAACCCCGAGCGGCTGGTGATCGACATGGAGGGGATCCGGTCGCAGGTGCCGCCGGCGCAGCGCTCGATGCAGCCGAAATCCGATTTCCTCGAGAAGATCCGCGTGGCCCAGTTCGCGACCGCGCCGCAGCCGGTGGCCCGGGTCGTCTTCGACATGAAGTCGAGCCGCGCTTACGACATCCATCCGACGCCGGCGGGCCTGACCGTCGATTTCAGCGATGCCGTCGCTTCCCGTCAGGGCCGTCCCTCGGACAGCGGCGTGACCGTCGCGTCCCAGTCCGCCGACGGGACGCCGGCCGCCTCCGAAGCGACGCGGCTGTCGCCTCAGGGCGAATCCGCCGCGAAGGAATCGTCCGCGTCCGCCTCGCCGAGCCACCCGCCTTCCGACGAAGAGGCCTCCTCGCTGGGAGTGAACCTGGCCGCGCAGACCCCCGAGGGGGCGGCGAGCACCGGCCTCACTCCGGTCCAGATCCCCGCCGAGACCCCGGCGGAGGGAGCGGAGACTTCGGAGGGCTCCGGGACGGCCGCCGATCTGGTGCCGACGACGCCGGCGCCCAAGCCGCGGGCCCAGGTCCCGCGCGAGACGACGATCACCGGACCACAGAACCGGTTCTCGGCGCGCACCATCTCCGACACCGGCCAGAAATACACCGGCAAGAAAATCTCCCTCAACTTCAAGGATGCCGATCTCAAGGACGTCTTCCGGATCTTCCATGAGATCAGCGGCTACAACATCGTGCTGGATCCGAGCGTCTCCGGCAACGTGACGATCGTGCTGGAGAGCGTCCCGGAGGATCAGGCGCTCGACATCATCCTGAAGAACAACGGCCTGGACAAGATTTTCGAGAACAACGTCATCCGGATCGCCAGCACGCAGAAGCTGTCCCAGGAGGCGGCGGCGCGGAAGCAGCTGCAGGAGGCGAAGGAGCTCGAGGAGAACCCGGTGACCTTCACCCGCAGCCTGAGCTACGCCAAGGCGAAGGACGTGGTCCCCATCGTGAAGCGGATCATGTCGAAGCGGGGCGACGTCATCATGGACGATCGAACCAACACCCTGGTGATCAGCGACATCGCGGCGAAGCGGGACCCGATCAACCGGCTCATCGACTCGCTCGACGAGCAGACGCCGCAGGTCAGCATCGAGGCGCGGATCGTCGAGACCGACCGCGAGTTCGAGCGGGACCTCGGCATCACCTGGGGCGCGAACGCCCGCTGGGACCCGGCGCTCGGGACCCAGACGGGTCTCCAGTTCCCGCATACCGCCGACGTGAGCTATGACGTCACGCTCCCGGCCAAGGCGACGGCGGGCAGCCTCGGCGTGAGCTTCGGCAACGTCTTGAACAGCTTCACCCTGCAGGCCAAGCTGGACGCCTTTGAGCTGAACGGCGACGTGAAGATCCTCTCCGCGCCCCGGGTGGCGACCCAGAACAACCAGACGGCGATCATCGAGCAGGGCACGCAGATCCCCGTCGTCAACACCACCGCCACCGAGATCAACGTGGAGTTCATCTCCGCCTCCCTGCGCCTGGAAGTCACTCCTCAGATCACCAAAGAGGGCACCGTCATCATGATGGTGAAGGTGGACAACTCGTCGCCCGACTTCGTCAACCGGGTCGGGGACGTGCCGCCCATCATCACCGAGCGCGCCCAGACCCAGATCCTGGTCGAGGACGGCGGGACGGCGGTGATCGGCGGCATCTTTACCATCCGGGACTCGGTGTCGGAGACCGGCGTGCCGGGCCTGAAGCGGATCCCCGGCCTCGGCTGGCTCTTCAAGAACAAGTCGATGAACCGGAAGAACACCGAGCTGCTCATCTTTATCACGCCCCGCATCCTGAAGAAGGCCTAG